In Monodelphis domestica isolate mMonDom1 chromosome 1, mMonDom1.pri, whole genome shotgun sequence, the sequence TACTGTTTAGAGTTTCCTTAGGTTCTTGGCTATTTTATCTAGTTTTGTATAGGATGAAGGCCTGTCTACAATAATGGGTTATTTTCTATCCATTTGGCAGTGATTGAATCTAAAACCCCTGCTGGGTGTCCGGCATTCTTCTAACTTATTGGATACCTAGATGCTGAGAGATAACATTCCTGAAATTCGGGGAGGTGGAGAGATGGGAAAAGAGTGTAGAAgtacaatcattttttttttaaagaggttaaCTCGAGTGCATGAACATTGTTCTCCCAAGGTCCTCTTGCTACTTTGCAAACACTGTTACAGTATTTGGACAGAGGTGGTCCTGGATGTAGACATGCTTCACAGGTTTGCTTTGTACACAAGTAAACCCTTGCGGTGAAGTTGAAGACTGTCAAGTATGATGTTACTTGATAATGGTTTCTTGGGTAAAGAGTGTCAAGTCAGGCTTGTAGTGAATGTTTTAGTTGGTTTAATTGTAATCACTGGGGAACCATTCCCTCTTGTTCACCCTAGCACTTGTAGTTTTTAAACTCCTTGCTATCCCTtggatcagtcagtcagtaaataatttattacataaCTAGTATGTCCCTAGGCAATGGGAAggtaaagaaagtcaaaagacagtccttCTTAAATAGCTAATATTCTAATGTTGGGAAACAACAGGTAAATAGGAATGATATatccaggataaattggaaataaaggaaagaagacactagaattaagagagatcagGGAAAGTTTACTGAGACTTGAGGAAAAGCATTCTATTCTATTTGTGGGGGACAATCAATGAAAGTAGGGAGTTcttgaggaatagcaagaaaaGCCACTGTCACTGGAGTACCCAGAGTTAGGTAGAAGAGGACCACATTATGGTATTTTAAATGTTCAAAACAGGATTTCATATTTGAACCTGGTGGTTCTAgggaagccactagagtttattgagtaagggggTGACATGATTCAAACTTGTGCTTTGTTTCAGAATATCCTTTTTAACAATAGAATCCTCTGGACTGtagtgggattttttttaaatggcttgcattttttaaagatcaaaagAGGAATTCATAGGCAAGAGAGGACAGCAACAGTTTAAGCTAGGCACAAAAACAGTTGgtattaagaaagggaaaagagggacAGTGACTAGGTTTTAACAAATTGAAGGGCCTTGAAAGATAgctttttgaaaggaaaaaacacCTAGCTTTTGTGAAATAAATGTATGTTTAAGATGGActcttttaaaagtagaaaacaTGGTTTCTACTTAGAATTGAATTCTGCTTCAGAATAGACTCAATGagcctaaattaaaaaaaaaaaactatccctTCACTCAAAGATAGTACCATAAAAATATAGTTattgagagaaaatggaaaaggaacaaTGTAGGTgcaactaggtgtctcagtggtttgagccaggtctagagaacaggaggtcctgggttcaaatttggccttagatacttcctagctgtgtgatcctgggcaagtcccttaacccccactgcctagcccttaccactcttctgccttggaaccaatacttagtaatgattctaagacagaaagtaaacaattaaaaaagaatgaatggtgTTTCCTACACTCCAATGATAATATTTAAATGCTTTCATCTAAATCATCTGCCAAGAATATCTCCATGTCCTAGTCTTTATGGATAGTTTATTTAGATATGGAAAAGATTTTGGGAGAGACTAGTCTTTGAGGTCAGACTTttaatttggaagttccatgatGCGTTCAAAGTGTCAAATCCTAAGTTTATTGTGATACTCAGACTTTACTCTTATAGAGGCTGTTTGTTTTTTAGTGGGTGAATATGAAAGCCTTAGAGAATTCCAAATTTATGGATATTTTTAACACTAGTGATAACTATACTGACAAATTGAATGTCACTTCATTTTATAACCAATTGCCTAAAAATCTGACCATTTAAGTAGCTCTGCAGTGTTTCTGCCCACTTAAATGTACCACATTGGATCTTGAATTTAGGCTCCCACTATAACCATTCTACTACCTTCtgatgggaaaggaaaaggaataagcatttataatagTACTTATGGTGTGACAGGGACtgctaataaacattttaaaatatctcatttgatcctcacaataaactTCAATATCTAAGATTTTAATGTTTAGATTTGAGCTTGGATCTTACTGATTTCAGgcccatcactttttttttcttctaaaatttttaacattaaactttaaaaaatgttatgaattttgtccttcccctttcctcccccttcattaagaaggcaagcaatttgatatgggttatacatatgcaaaacattttccattttagtcatgttgtaaaagaaaacacaggccaaaaaaaaagctttttaaaatgtgCTTCCTTCCATCTGTATTCCAAGTCTTCATCagtctttctttggaggtggtggatagcattttccatccaccttttaaagtcttttaaagttgtcttagatcactgcaaTGCTgaaaatagccaagtcattcatagttgaactttctacaatattgctggtattttgtacaatgttttgattctgatcacttcaaagtcaattctttaaaattgttgtgaaatcatcctgctcatggtttcttatagcacactagtataccataatttgttctgccattccctaGTTAGCGGGCACcatttcagtttccaattctttgccactacagttattatgcctttttttttcttgaaacatTTGTGGAGTTAACGTCTAAGTACATCTAAGTAAAGTTAATATTCTGACATACACTGGTCTTAAGTTCATCCCTACATTTAGATAAGATAATGGTTTACCTATGTagtaaattttcctctttttctcaggTGGCCCACCAAATTGccctggagatggagatggaataAAAGGAAGAGTTAAACGATGTAGAACTGAGGAAACTAATATCTGTGAGAAATGCTGTGCAGAGTTCTTCAGCCTTTCCGAATTCTTGGAACATAAGAAAAATTGCACTAAAAATCCACCCGTCTTAATCATGAATGACAGTGAGGGGACAGCACCTCCTGAGGTCTTTGCAGAAATTACCTCAGCCCCATCAGAAAGTTTTCCAGTTGATCGTTTGGAAAGTCAGAGCAGTAAGGAGAGTCGTTCAAAGAATTGCACTGGTTCTGTGGACAAGAAAGAGAAGTCTGGTGTGGAGACAGGAACCTATCTCAAAACAGAACCCACCATTCCTCCTACACCCCACGGGATAAGCTATTTACCAAAAGGCAAAGTTCCTAACACTAATGTGACTTTACAAACACTACGGGGGACCAAAGTAGCTGTGAATCAGAGGAGTGCTGATGCTGTGTCTTTACCAGTCCAGGGCTTTAGCACTTTCCCCATGATTCTGGAACAGCTAATGAGTCTCCAGCAACAACAGCTTCAGCAAATCCAGCTCACAGAGCAGATCCGTGTGCAGATGACCATGATGGCCACCAGTGGCCACCCATCAGTGTCTCATGGATCTGACCCTCTGAAAACACTGGGTACTCATATGTCCCAGCATCTCTCCACTGCTTTGGCTTTAGTTGGACAGAAGGCTGGAAGTCAGAGCCTGTCACTGGAATCCTTAAAACAAGGCAAACTACCTCATGCCAATATAGGCATCCCAACTGCTGGTTCAGTGGCCTCTGGGATACCATCTTTCTCTTTAAAGCCTGATGCAAACAGAATCCTTCCTAATGCGATGTCTCGTCTTCCAAATCCTTTACTACCTCAGTCATCAGGTTCAGTTCTTTTCCAGAATCCATTCCCTCCAGTatcttcagtttcttctgtaTTGGACTCatccaaaaaagggaaggggaaaccTCCCAATATTACTGTGTCTGAGAGCAAACCAAATGCTGAGGAGCCCTTCTTCAAGCACAAATGCAAGTTCTGTGGCaaagtgtttggaaatgacagtGCCTTGCAAATTCATCTCCGTTCCCATACTGGGGAGAGACCATACAAATGCAATATCTGTGGCAATCGCTTTACCACTAAGGGGAATTTGAAGGTTCACTTCCAGCGCCATAAGGATAAATATCCCCAGATAAAAATGAATCCTCTTCCAGTCCCTGAAAACCTGGATAACCTGACAAGTGCCAGTGGGATGTCATGTGGAATAACTGCCATACCCTTAGATGAGTCAAATCTGATTGTGGACAGTAAACCTCCCCTGACTGCTGGAGCCCCTTCCCTAGGCTTACCTCAAAGTCTCTCTTCTCTGACCCCCAAAGACTCACTTAGTGGTGCTTTTCCCAGTGATCTACCATCGAGGCCTTCCCCAGAGAGTGAAGGGGGTTCTACATCTTCCGGTGTGGCCAGTCATGAATCTGGGACAGAGCAGAGCTTGAGTTCCCCACAGGCTGGTAGTAGCATTGGTGGTTTCCCAGGCAGTGGGGCCACTGAGCAGGGGTCAGAGACTTTAAAGCTACAGCAACTGGTAGAAAACATTGATAAGGCTACCAGTGACCCCAATGAATGCATCATCTGTCATCGAGTTCTAAGCTGTACAAGCTCCTTGAAAATGCATTATCGCACTCATACTGGGGAGAGACCGTTCAAATGCAAGATCTGTGGAAGGGCCTTCTCTACAAAAGGCAATCTTAAGACTCATTATGGAGTTCACCGAGCCAACACTCCTTTAAAAATGCAGCATTCTTGCCCCATTTGCCAAAAGAAATTTACTAATGCAGTTGTGCTGCAGCAGCATATCCGAATGCACATGGGTGGCCAGATTCCCAACACCCCTATGCCTGAGAATTCCTGTGACCATGTCGATATGGATCCGGCTGTTATCGGTGAGAAAAATGGAGATGCCATTGCCAATTGCATTGACGAGACCATCGAGAGCATTGTTGATATGGAAGATTTAGATTCCCAAGATGTTCCTGGTGGTTCATCTAAGCCGTCTACTCCATTTCCTGATGCTCAGTCAGAAACGCCGGCTGGGGCATTTACCATTGTCTCGGAGGCCCCAGGGAAGATGGGCAATCCCCCTCTGAGCCTGCAAAGGCAGAGTAGCTTGAAGTCTAGTTCTGCCGAAAGCGATGGCATGACCAACGACTCCTCGTCTGTAATGGGAGATCAAGATTATCAAAATGGCCGCAGCCCGGAGTCGGCATCCTTCCAGGCATTATCTCCAACAAATAGTCAAGCCGAAAGCATTCGGTCCAAGTCACCTGGCTTAACCAATCACGATGACATGGGAAACAAGGCTGAAGGACCCGAAAACCCTCCAGCAGAAACTGAAGGTGATGGTGCTTTGGATTTAACTTATGCCAATATTGGCCGAAAGGTCATCAAGGAAGAGCCTGGGTTAAATTTTGCAAATGGGGAGTATGGTAGGTATTTTTGCTACTGCAAAGGGAGAAAAAAGCCTGatattttttccccagaaaaatAGCATTTGATGGAAATAACTTAATAAGATTCAAAGATTGATATTCTAACTAAATCAGAGGGTTGGCAGACTGGCTACATTTGGCCTGCTccttaaacccttattttctaaaGTCTTGGATACATtctaagtatcacttccaaggcaaaagaatggtaagggctagacagtaggggtcaagtgacttgcccccagggtcacacataggtAAGAAGTGTCTTAAgatggccagatatgaacttgGGACCATTCCTCTCCAGCTCTgactatccaatgagccacttagctgctttcttttttttttaatgatctgaGAATAGTTTTTacattaattttcctttattttgttttaaattatatttttgtatttttaaatttgtttaatttattatactgtattgtatttttatatttaattatttcattttaaattatgtttaagTTATAAAAATCATCTGGAATGAACTTCTCTTAAAGCAATCATTTGACCTTTTACCTCAACACTGAATTATAGCTAGcttttctatagtgctttaactTTTATAGCCATACATGGCTTCATttgttgatatatacatatatattttttttaccctCCCACCTTCAACATAACTCTTATTTCCCCCAGCAACCAACCCTAGGTAGAAAGTTGCTTAGTATATAGTTCCCAAGAATTTCTGCTTTTTATCAAAGCACATCAGAAGTTActtacttgcccatggttacaaaGGGCATATTGGTGAATTTATTTCCAGTCTCCTTGACTTAGTATTCTTAACACACTATTTGCTGTTTAGGTGGTTTCAAAACTGAAATCTTCCACTTTCAgatctatccattcatctgtccCATTTCTGTATTTTGGGGCCAGTAGACCTGAGTAATAGAGTTCTTTGCTTAGTCGAGAAAGGCCTAAGACCTAGGATGAAATcttttccttcagctcatttaGTTAGCTTACTTAGTGCTAGTGGGAAAGAAGGTCACTTTAATCTGGAGTTCAGtttctttgtttataaaatggAGAGTCTAATGCCTCTTAGAATTGGAAGCTTTCAAATGAGGTGATTATACAAAGATGTTTTAGAAGTATTAGATGATACTTTTTATAAAGGCTTTATTTTGCTGGGGGGCggggaagcatttttttttttaagccttaccttccatcttggaatcaatactgtgtactggttccaaggcagaagagtgataagggctaggcaatgggggttaagtgacttgcccagggtcacagctaggatgtgtctgaggccagatttgaacccaggacctcccatctctaggcctggatctcaatccccACTGAGATCCCcagctcccccaccccaccccccaaaataagcctttttaaaaaatcattgaagtATTCTAAGCCAGGtggttattgattttttttttaagttgcatgtcTGATGTGTGGGATTTTCTTATCTCTAGGTCGAGGTAACATTCCTGCTACTTTTGTCAGAATGCCACCGGCCTTGATCAAAGCTGAAGCTCCTGGGGAGCGTCCTGTAAGCAATAATCCATTTTCTGGACCTCCTGCTTTGTCCCCAGGGGTGACACCCTTGTTGGTGGCCCCTCCCCGTCGCACTGCCAAACAGCACATTTGTACCACCTGTGGGAAGAACTTCTCATCAGCCAGTGCCCTTCAGATCCATGAGCGTACTCATACTGGTGAAAAACCTTTTGCGTGTACCATTTGTGGAAGGGCCTTTACAACCAAAGGAAATTTGAAGGTAAATTGCTTCAAATAATTCAagtgaatggaaagaacaaagTCAAATCAAGTCAGTAGGCATTTGCATAAAGCTTATTATGTGCTCTAaaataagggtttagaaaaaaggtGCCCCAAAGAGCTTAGAAATCTGTAACAGGAGGAAAATAATGGATGTGAATAATTATGAATTGAGCAATATATAAGATAAACTAGAGATCATCTCAGAAGGAAATCACTTGCATGCATTGAGGGAGACTGGAAAAGCTTCTTAAAGTAGGTGTGATGTGAGTTCAAATAAAGGAATCAaaagaaagatgaggagggaaagctaATTAAAAGATACTCAAGTCCTGACCACAGGCTGGTAGGCAAGACAAATAATCCAGTTCTTAAATTAGGTGGTCTGGCCAGAACAGCTCCTTTACCAGTGTCAAAACTAGTGTGTCATCGATGGAGGTGGGGGTGTATGCAAAGTTTTAAGGACTTTTTTCTAGATGGGTCATGAGAATTTTATAATCCTTGAATTTTATGCTTTTAAGTTTCAGCAAGAGATTTTGATTGTCATTTTTCCCACCTCATCTATGGAGCATCTAAAGATTTATTtggtcccttttctctttctaggtCCATGTTGGAACCCATATGTGGAATAACTCTGCCCGACGTGGAAGGAGATTATCTATTGATAACACCATAGCATTGCTGAGTAATGATGTCAAGAAGGTATCTGAGATGTTTCCAAAGGATATAGTCCCTCCTGCGGTGAATCTTGATTCCGCTGTTTGGAACCAGTATGCAGCTGTGATTAACAATGGCTTAGCCATGAAGACTAATGAGATATCTGTGATCCAGAGTGGTCCCATCCCTGCCCTACCAGTTCCTGTCAGCGGTGGAGGATCTGTAATGAATAATGCCCCAGTCTCCAAGATAGATGGTTCACAGTCTGGGATTAGCTCTGATGTTATAGAGAAAGCTAGTGCTACTGACAGTGTTCCAAAACATCAATTCCCTCACTTCCTAGAAGAAAACAAGATTGCAGTCAGCTAAAAAGGAAGCAAATAgacacttttaaaagaaaaagagagagagagattccagCCCAACTACAGGgggtgcttttttgtttttgtttttcctgtctATGTGCAAAATGACTGTAGTTGTCTTTATACTTTGGGCAGCTCTACAATCATCTTGTtgctttgcaaaaaaaaagaaacacagaatagGAGTTTTTCTATTTGGAAAGATGCGGGTCTTGCAAAGTAgctttgttatttaaactatatagTCTTCTCCAGACTATAGGAATTGTACATCCAAAGATTAGTTTTGCCTCCATTAAAGGTGCTGCTTATAAGTTTTGTCAGTGAAGTGAGACTGAAGACAACCCTGAGCagtaatgggggaaaaaaaccaactaTTTACGTGGGCTACTGTTTATGCGGGTTAAATTGTTAGAAGGTCTGCCATCCTTTTTTAGATTTAGACTTGTGGGTTTTTTCTCACTTCTTGAAtgtacttttgttttgtttttgtaaactAAGGTTGTAGAATGAGGACTCCTTCAACCTTTGCATCGAAATGGAAAGGCCTTTCTTTACTGGACTTGTTCATAGTCCCTAAGGAATTATGTTGTGTGTTGGTTGCTGCTTATTTAAGAACAATTCAGCTAGCACCCCAAGAGTGCCAAAGCTAGCTCTTCAGGGTTCTCTTGCCCCTTTCATAACTTTACCAAACACTGAAGGGAAGATTCCCCTCCCGgcactccttcctctccccaacaAGGGGCTCTCAGGTGACTTTAATTCAATTAGGCAGTGCCTACCTTTTGGAGGGCTGGAAAGGAGGGAACAGCATTCCTATTTTCAGTCATTCATTTCACTGTTAACTCTTAAGCCAAGGTCAATAAGGATTCATGTGTATTGGACGAAGGTTTGTGGATATGGGAGAGAAGAGTCCAGCAGTCTAGGCTTTAAtttatctacctcattttttttctttgtagctgTAGTATCTATTTTTCTATGAATATGACCACTGAACTGAAACTGCTTGTTCCCATGCACTAATAACAAGTTGATGTATTAGTGGGAGCAGCTGAACCTGGATGACTTTCGTCCCTCTTGTATCTGGTTTGTACATGTAATAAAATGTAAAGTTAAAGATTAAACAT encodes:
- the SALL4 gene encoding sal-like protein 4 isoform X1, with the protein product MRVPAEGGYFPTLGICCEGENNCYNFAPDARTMSRRKQAKPQHINSSEEPQQFPDAAACASVAAASSATTPAAAAADHGGPPNCPGDGDGIKGRVKRCRTEETNICEKCCAEFFSLSEFLEHKKNCTKNPPVLIMNDSEGTAPPEVFAEITSAPSESFPVDRLESQSSKESRSKNCTGSVDKKEKSGVETGTYLKTEPTIPPTPHGISYLPKGKVPNTNVTLQTLRGTKVAVNQRSADAVSLPVQGFSTFPMILEQLMSLQQQQLQQIQLTEQIRVQMTMMATSGHPSVSHGSDPLKTLGTHMSQHLSTALALVGQKAGSQSLSLESLKQGKLPHANIGIPTAGSVASGIPSFSLKPDANRILPNAMSRLPNPLLPQSSGSVLFQNPFPPVSSVSSVLDSSKKGKGKPPNITVSESKPNAEEPFFKHKCKFCGKVFGNDSALQIHLRSHTGERPYKCNICGNRFTTKGNLKVHFQRHKDKYPQIKMNPLPVPENLDNLTSASGMSCGITAIPLDESNLIVDSKPPLTAGAPSLGLPQSLSSLTPKDSLSGAFPSDLPSRPSPESEGGSTSSGVASHESGTEQSLSSPQAGSSIGGFPGSGATEQGSETLKLQQLVENIDKATSDPNECIICHRVLSCTSSLKMHYRTHTGERPFKCKICGRAFSTKGNLKTHYGVHRANTPLKMQHSCPICQKKFTNAVVLQQHIRMHMGGQIPNTPMPENSCDHVDMDPAVIGEKNGDAIANCIDETIESIVDMEDLDSQDVPGGSSKPSTPFPDAQSETPAGAFTIVSEAPGKMGNPPLSLQRQSSLKSSSAESDGMTNDSSSVMGDQDYQNGRSPESASFQALSPTNSQAESIRSKSPGLTNHDDMGNKAEGPENPPAETEGDGALDLTYANIGRKVIKEEPGLNFANGEYGRGNIPATFVRMPPALIKAEAPGERPVSNNPFSGPPALSPGVTPLLVAPPRRTAKQHICTTCGKNFSSASALQIHERTHTGEKPFACTICGRAFTTKGNLKVHVGTHMWNNSARRGRRLSIDNTIALLSNDVKKVSEMFPKDIVPPAVNLDSAVWNQYAAVINNGLAMKTNEISVIQSGPIPALPVPVSGGGSVMNNAPVSKIDGSQSGISSDVIEKASATDSVPKHQFPHFLEENKIAVS
- the SALL4 gene encoding sal-like protein 4 isoform X2 — translated: MRVPAEGGYFPTLGICCEGENNCYNFAPDARTMSRRKQAKPQHINSSEEPQQFPDAAACASVAAASSATTPAAAAADHGGPPNCPGDGDGIKGRVKRCRTEETNICEKCCAEFFSLSEFLEHKKNCTKNPPVLIMNDSEGTAPPEVFAEITSAPSESFPVDRLESQSSKESRSKNCTGSVDKKEKSGVETGTYLKTEPTIPPTPHGISYLPKGKVPNTNVTLQTLRGTKVAVNQRSADAVSLPVQGFSTFPMILEQLMSLQQQQLQQIQLTEQIRVQMTMMATSGHPSVSHGSDPLKTLGTHMSQHLSTALALVGQKAGSQSLSLESLKQGKLPHANIGIPTAGSVASGIPSFSLKPDANRILPNAMSRLPNPLLPQSSGSVLFQNPFPPVSSVSSVLDSSKKGKGKPPNITVSESKPNAEEPFFKHKCKFCGKVFGNDSALQIHLRSHTGERPYKCNICGNRFTTKGNLKVHFQRHKDKYPQIKMNPLPVPENLDNLTSASGMSCGITAIPLDESNLIVDSKPPLTAGAPSLGLPQSLSSLTPKDSLSGAFPSDLPSRPSPESEGGSTSSGVASHESGTEQSLSSPQAGSSIGGFPGSGATEQGSETLKLQQLVENIDKATSDPNECIICHRVLSCTSSLKMHYRTHTGERPFKCKICGRAFSTKGNLKTHYGVHRANTPLKMQHSCPICQKKFTNAVVLQQHIRMHMGGQIPNTPMPENSCDHVDMDPAVIGEKNGDAIANCIDETIESIVDMEDLDSQDVPGGSSKPSTPFPDAQSETPAGAFTIVSEAPGKMGNPPLSLQRQSSLKSSSAESDGMTNDSSSVMGDQDYQNGRSPESASFQALSPTNSQAESIRSKSPGLTNHDDMGNKAEGPENPPAETEGRGNIPATFVRMPPALIKAEAPGERPVSNNPFSGPPALSPGVTPLLVAPPRRTAKQHICTTCGKNFSSASALQIHERTHTGEKPFACTICGRAFTTKGNLKVHVGTHMWNNSARRGRRLSIDNTIALLSNDVKKVSEMFPKDIVPPAVNLDSAVWNQYAAVINNGLAMKTNEISVIQSGPIPALPVPVSGGGSVMNNAPVSKIDGSQSGISSDVIEKASATDSVPKHQFPHFLEENKIAVS